A region of the Marmota flaviventris isolate mMarFla1 chromosome 3, mMarFla1.hap1, whole genome shotgun sequence genome:
TAATCTGTGTTTGCATTTCCACACCTAACTTACTGGCATACAGAGGTATAGAATAAATGTGCattgggctgggagtgtggctcagtggtagagcacgtgcttagcatatatgaggccctgagttcaatccccagtaccaaaagaataaatgcaCATTGACTATTAAGATGCATATATTTGCCAAATTTGGTTCCATTATTTTCTGAAGGATTTTACCTCAGTGAAGAAATACTATCAGCTTTTATTGTTTTACTCTAGTCTTATTGTAGCAGAGACAGAAATTAAAAAGGCAAAGTTGAGCTGGgtacccagcaactcaggaggctgaggcaggagtttgaggccagactgggtaacttggtaagaccctgtctcaaaatttaaaaattaagagggctgggatgtagctctgtgttaagtccccagtactggaagaaaaggagaaaaaggcaaAGCTGACTTAATCCCAAAGGCAAAAGAAGAACAGGCATAAAACTGGGATACACTTAAGTGTaccagcagaatttttttttctcttggtactggggatcaaacccagggcctcatccatgctaggcaaggctctatatcactgagctacactcccaggccCCCAGCCCTTATACCATTGGGGTGGGTGGGTTGGTTGGTTTTAATCTTGCTTTCTGGTAAAGGATTCTGGTTACTTTTCAACTTACTAAACAGTGCACCCTATCATGACCTGAGGACGGCAATGGAGGAGAGCTGAATTCCTAGAAATTTCTCCCAGGAGACTTCTAATAGGTTCCTCTGGGTTTGAGTGCCCTTCTAAATTTACTCAGACTGAGGAGCCATTTAATCCAATCCCAAGTGGCTAAATCTCTCCTTTTCTCCACAGGGAAACAACTGGAAGGCATCTGGTGAGTCGGGTGGGGCCGCTCAGTGGACTGCTTTAGGAAACTGCTCAGCACTCTCAGCTTCAGGCCCCGCCTGTGGCTTCCAGCTTGAAACCCAGCCCTCTGCCTCCTATACCTCCTAAAGCAGCCGTTCTCCATCAGGGTTTTTtgcccctccacccccaccactgGATGTTTGGCTGTGTCCCGAGACATTTTTGTCGCAGCTAGGGGGAGGATGCTACCAGCAGCTAGTAGGTAGAGGCCTCAATGCCTCTCAGCATCCTataatgcacaggacagcccctaCAACCAGGTTTATCCACCCCTAAATGTCAGTAGTGCTGAGGTGGAGAAACCCTGACCTGTAGCCCCAGCAGCTCTCCACACCCACAAGTGCAACCAACTGTGGATTGAAAATATTGAATCTGTATTGAACACTTGCAGGCTTTTTTCTTATTCCCTAAGCGAtagagtataacaactattttcaTAGAATTCACATTGTATtggatattataagtaatcttgAAATGACTTAAATTATACTTGAGGGTGTGCATAGATTCTATGcaaaaattatactgttttatataACAGACTTGAGCAtgtgtggattttggtatctggaGGGAGGGGGTGTTCTGGAACCAGTGCTCATGGACACGGAGGGGCAATCATATTTATCTTACTTATACCATTATTTGGTTAGTTTCATAAGACTAGTCACCACAGTCACATCCTTGGGCAGAAATTGTTCTCATAGCAGTATGGTGCTTGCTTTTTCTTGGATAAGTTTCCCTTTTCTGGCTCACTGTGTCTCTCTGTGTGGCAGGCACACCTCCATAGTTGTGCACAAGGATGAGTTCTTCTTTGGCAGTGGCGGTATCTCCAGCTGTCCCCCGGTGAGTGTCTTCCCCCACACCCTGACCTGCAGTCTTGGGTTCCTGTGAGGACCAAGAATTTTGCTTTTACTATGTACTTGGCCTCTGGCCTAGTGTATAGAGGCCTGTGGTGTAGCCTCATAAAGACCTTAAGACTCGTtcagggcctggggatgtagctcagtggtagagcacttgcctagcatccaaGAACCCTGGGTTTGCTCtctagcaccaccaccaaaaaaaaaaggcgaGGGTGGTTGGGAATTATTCAAGAAAACCTTGCCCTTCTCTTTGCTCCCATCTCACCTGTAGGTCCTTCCTTCTGGAGCTGCTTCTGTGTCTCCACAGGGAACTATGTAAGCTCCTCATGAGCTGAGATTGGATTTTACCCTTATATCCCATCACAACATAGAACCTGGCTCACAGTAGGAATCCCATCCATGTTGAGCTGAACAGAGAGGTaaagtgacttgctcaaagtTACACAGCCAGTAAGCAACAGCAGTCCTAGAGCTCAGGTCTCTCTTATTCATACCCCAAGCCCTTTTCCAGAACATTATTTTAAGAGATACCTGAAGGTGATCACAGGAGGTGCTCAAGCAAAGGCAGCACCCATCATTCTGAGTCTCATAAGtggaaagccattttttttttaatcccaattTGTTATATAAGACGGtagaatacatttcttttttttttttttaagagagagagagagagaattttttaatacttattttttagttttcggtggacacaacatatttattttatttttatgtggtgctgaggatcgaacccagcgccccgcgcatgccaggcgagcgtgctaccgcttgagccacatccccagcccagtagaatgcatttcaattcatattacacatatagagcacagtttttcatatctctggttgtacaaggGAAACGCTTCTTGATCTCATCTCTCCTCATTTCTCCAGAGCTTTCACCGTAGTCCAGGCCAGCCTCATGTCTAACGTGTATTGTGGCAAGAGCCTCCTGAGCTCCTTGTGTCCGCTCGTTCTTCCTCACTGTCCTCCACATGGGAGGCAAAGTGATGTTCTCAGAGTGAGCATCGAATCCTGATATTCCCTTGCATTAACCAGAATTCTCCCACTTGCTCTTGGAATAAAACTCAGAAGGCTCAGCATGGCTCCAAGGCCCCCTGTGCTCTAGCTTGTCTCCCTCTCAGCCAGCCTCTTTTTGGGTTGCACTCTCCCCACCTCTGCCCACTTCTCATTCCTGAGGCACCCATTGGACTTTTAAACCGGTACTCCAACCTTTACCTGCATATTACTCTTCATCCTTCAAATCTGAGCTCAGTGTCCCTTTTTCAGGCAAGTCTTGCCTGACCCCTCAGAAGGGGAAGGTCCGTCATATATTCTAATGGCATTTTGTACTTTCCAAGCACAACCATTATTGCAGTTTATAATTATACACTGGTTTATGTTTTTATCTGCCTTCCTGCTGGACCATAAGTCCCGTGAGGGCAAGAATCTCATATTCCCAGTGCCTATCTTAAGGCACAGTACATAGAAAATTCTTCACATGTGTGAATCATAGGAGGTCATGGTGACCCCTTAGTCTCTTACCACTCTGAGAAATTATCCTCTGACTACCTGTCCTGTTCACTGTGCCTTCTCCTAGAGCAATGTCCACTATATAGAAGGTTCTCGGTGGCTATAAATCATGACCTTTTCAGCAGCTCTGTTCTGGGGTGTTCTCCCTTCCCAGATCTGTCCTCATCCATTTCCTGTTACTTCCCCTTTGACTGGCATCAGTCTGTCAGCATCCTGTGGCACTGACTGAGGGTTTTCTGTAGGTGTCTCAGGCCAGCAGCTCTCCTGTCCTATGACCATCTGAATATTAGCCTCATAGTTCAAAACTGAACTAAGTTGTGGAAATACTTGCTAACCTGCCAGATTTCTCACAGTCCTTCACATTTTCACACTGTTACAAAGAGCATCCAGTATGTCACAGGAGAAACTGGCTGTATTTTGCTGAAACCAAGGCATGGAAAGCTGGCCTTTTAGGTGTGAGCCATTTCTTGTATTCTGTTCTGTCCTCGTGATCAGGCATGTTGAGGACAAAATGAGACTACAAATACTGGGTTTCTCTCTCTTTATCAACTGGATGAGTGGATTGCATAAAGTCGGACCTCAAAGAGGACCAGCTTCCCAGTCCCAACAGCAGCAGGAAGCCCGACGTCTTAGCTGTGCTGCTAGCATGTGACAGTTCAAGGTCCAATAGGAAGCTCTAAGCCACTGTAATCTTGATACAAACAGGAAATAACCCTCTTCATCTACCCAGAGGGCTCTGAAAGTCAAATAAGAAGTTGGAGCACAGTGCTTGTGATTTTCTGCAAGGGaccccatttaaaaaattcaagcagggcatggtggtgcatgcctataattccagtgacttgggaggctgaggcagaaagtttgaggccatcaTGGGCTAATAAGGACTAAAAATATAAGTTAGTagtagagcatctctgggttcagtgcccagtactaaaaaaaggtaaaaatttaaaaatgaccagggatgtagctcagtggtggcgAGGCAAGTgtatgcccctggattcaatcccagaaCCCAGGGAGCAAAAACAAAACCGAGGACTAGACGGGGGACAGCATggagggctatagctcagtggcagaacacttgcccagcatgtgcaagaccctgggcttGTTCTCCAAcactataaaacaaaaaacaaaacaaagattgtGACTTAATGGCTTTTTTTGAATTGGCTCTTTTAGGGAGGGACATTGCTTGGGCCCCCAGATTCTGTGGTTGATGTGGGGAGCACAGAAGTTACAGAAGAAATCTTTCTGGAGTACCTGTCCTCCCTGGGGGAGTCTCTGTTCCGGTGAGTGAAGGTGGGGTGGGAGTGGTGTCTATCTCCCTGACTAAATAGTCAGCCCCTGGGGGGCAGCCACTGTGTCTGTCCTGGAGCACTCAACACAAAGCCTGGTCCAGTTACTAAATGAATATGAAGAGAAGGCATAAAAAGAGCCCAAGGTTGTTGGCGACAGATACTCTACCCCAGCATACTTTCTGCTGAAACTTTTAGAGGAAAGATGGGCTGTTCGTTCCTGCTGATGAAAAATCAGTAAATGCTGTTCTCAGCCTCTACTGGCCAAGTGCTTTGTCCTGAACATCAAAAGCAGGGTTTGTAGCTGGATTGGGATGAAATGCAAACGTAAGCAGATTTTCTCTTAAGAAGCTTTAGTCAGTTTAATAAGAGTTGAATGCTACTGCTCTGCTTGTGTGAATGCAGACTCCAAAACTGCAGGAGCCACATTTTTTAGTTCATCCTTCTAACTTGGTTGTCAAGGTCCAGTGGGGCAGAAGGCACTATCCTTGGCATGAAGGACCCTTGCAGTCCTCACCCTCAGCTGTGCTCACCTTTCCACTTCCTGGTTTGAGTAGCTTCACATCGATGCTTCCTGGCTTTCTCATCCATTTCCAAATCTTTCTTACAATGCCAGAGGTGAAGCCTATAACCTCTTTGAACACAACTGTAACACCTTCAGCAACGAAGTGGCACAGTTCCTGACTGGGCGGAAAATCCCTTCTTACATCACTGACCTGCCCTCTGAAGTTCTCTCCACGTAAGTTGAGCTCTGTCTCTGCCCTGCCTTGGCCAACCTTGAAAATCCCCACTCAgtgcccctcccctgcccacatCTGCCTTCCCTACTGGCAGCAGAATCCTTCCAACCAGGCAGACCTGTCCTGACAGCAGGTTCTACCACCAAAGGCCACCATTCTCCCCACCTGCTAATGCACACCTGTATCATGTTCACCCTGCTTGAAGTTAGACCATGGACCTGATACAACTGCACAATTTAGAAACCCACTTCAATATTTGGACAAAATCCTGGCACCTATCTTTCCCATCATGCACAAAGTGTGCCCTCCCCTGCAGTGCCAACTTAAGTGCAGTGTTGGGTAGATGTGGAGAGAGGTCTGAGGAAGAGCAAGGTGGCTTATTTCACAACTGTTGTTGCTTTCTTCCATTGCCCCCTGACCACTTTGACTCCCTCAAAACCAGGTTCTGGGCTGGGGGTTCAGGaagtacagcacttgccttgaaagcacaaggacctgggttcaatctccagcactgcaaaaacaaaaagacctaGTTCTGCTTGCCCATGAACAGTCCTCAGTAGTTTTTTTGTCCtattcagtactggggattgacctcagagTTGCTTTACcaccgaaccacatccccagctcttttcattttttattttgagatagggtctcactgagttgcccaagctggcctcaaatttgcatcctttctgcctgagcctcctgggttgctgggattgtaggtgtgtgccaccacacccagcttcactAGTTGTTTTCTTCAAGGACACTTTTTAGCTCCTCTGCCTTGATGTTGTCCCAGCCCTGGAAGGCTTGTGGGCCACCATCCATGGAGTGTCATCCCCTAAAAGGGCATACACCTCCAAAGCCATcccaccttctccctccctttgctGTTTACTGGTTCAGGCAGCCCCTGCCTGCTCCCGGACCATGTTTATTTATAGACTCAGTTTCTCCTGAAGTAGGGTCCTGCCCAACAGGATGTTTAGCCGGCAGGTTTAGCCAGCTCCACAAGGTGAGCTGTTTTTCACACCTGGGTAGAAACCTCTCACGAAACACTTGCCTAGGAAACAAGACTACTGAAgagccccagcctcccagccttGGCCCTGACCTCCTGTTCCTTGGTGGGTATGTGCAATCCCACAGCCTTGCTGATGGATCTAGGTTATGGGGCCCTGAGCAAACTTGCATAGCTGGAATGTTCTTGCTGTTATTATTTGATGGGTGGAGTTCCTGGACTTTCTGAATTAGGGTTGATGTTTCTAGGTTTCATCTGTTTACACTTTGGAGTACTTATTCCCTTGAACTTGGGGATGATTTTCAAAACGGCAGCACCACTGGAGAAAAAGCCTGTGCTTGAGGTGTGTTGTGGACCACCTTATTTAAGGGTATAATTACCATGAAAAGCCTCCAAACTCCAGTATTTGCAGTGACTTTTCCAGCTAAGTTACTAGGAGAGAAAGCTTAGTGTCCTTTAGAAAATGACATCAATATCTTCTGGCAACTTGGccactttttttctgaatattccCTGGAAGACTTCAGTTCCTAGAAGAATCTAGTTGTGTGCCATTCTCACTCCTGACTTTATCTTATTcagatcttttttgtttgtttatttctttttagttattcataactctttatatttttttcttttgcctcagtttccctggtTCAAcctaatttttactttcttcttcacAAAAATTAAAGACACACATACATCAAGTACAGAAAAGCTGTAGTTCCCTGTGGATAGGCAGCCTGTTCAAACCATAGCTCACCAGACCTTAGAGCCATGGATAGCAAAACTGTAGTACCCACTAAGGAGGGGCCCCCACTAGTGACAGTACAGAGCAGGCTCCTTGAGAGATGCCCTTTGTATTAGTCACCTTTCCAtgactgtaacaaatacctgagataagcaGCTTATATtaagcaaaagtttatttgggcccAGTTTCAGTCCAGAGTTGCTTTGCCCAATTGCCGTTGGGCTTGCAGTGAGGCACcatggcaggaagcagagagaggaggaggagaacatgGGCCCCTCtgtatccaaaccatagccctgCTCTTGCCAGCACCCACTTCCACTGTCTGTCTGTGGGCAGACCACACCCAGAGCCCACCCAGCTCTTGTCTGTTTCCCCGCAGGCCCTTCGGACAGGCACTCCGACCACTCCTGGACTCCATCCAGATCCAGCCTCCTGGAGGGAACGCTGTGGGCAGACCCAATGGCCAGAGCTAACAGGACTGCACGGGACCACCCGCCTCTCCAgggcttttcctttttaaacaaaacaaaccctaccagatttctattttataattttacatcagAGCTAACAACCAGGGGACGGCTTTTTAAAATCCCAGGGAAGGAGATCGTCAGGCTGCATGTAGGACAATGCTGctaagaaacagaacaaaatgccACCCCTTCTAATAGTATTATACTAATTTATTAAGGCTGTCTTGTCTGTGAGTTCACTTTTGACGCTGTTTCCTAAGCGTCCTCCACACTGGAGAAACGGAGGGGATTTGTTTAAGCAGAAAGCAAGAGGCACAGTTTGGAGGAGCCCCAACCTAGAACCTCCTTCCAGAGAATACCCACACTCCACCCAGGTTGCCACACCTGTGGGACCCAGGTGAGTTTTACAACATCGTGACCAGAAGCAGTTACTCTCTAGTGGTTCATGTACCAAAGGATTTGGTACACTTGGGACCAGTTGCAGGGTGACTAACCCAGCCTAAGTGAACTCTTTAGCTGCAGCTCCCCGACCTTCCCTCCCCTGTCCCAGCACATGGGGCCAGGGCTGGAGCAGCTAGAGCCTCAGGATCACAGGAGAGTGACAGCAAGAAAACAGGATAAAGCCATTCCCCCTTCCACCTGGACTGATCGCAATTTTCTGCCATCAGTTTTGGAAAACCTGCCTTGCTGTCCACCACAGGGCTCTCTCCCTCAGCATAGCTGACCGACGGTCATAGCTGAAGGTCCGGGCTTGTGCAACAGAGACCCAAGCCTTCTGTCTGCAAACAATGATGAAGGTAATTTGCAGTCACTTAGAACCACCCACCCAGACCGATATGCAGTATTCAGCTGGGGACCAAGGGGATATGATTCCCTGCTCTAGGAAGATACCCCTGATGTACAAAGAATAATGATGCAGAATCACGGTggcaagaaaatttagaattgTTTCCAATAGGAACTTTTACATTATCCTAAATATGTTTTGAAGGCACATGTCATTTCCATTGTCATTCTGGCTTTAAGGAGGCCTGGTTGGAGTGTGAAGAGGGCATTTTCCTAAAGACTTGCTGCTAGAAATTCATGGGCAGGGAACAGTCTGGAATCCTGGATCTGGAGAGGCTCTCAGACTTCCTTTCTTTACACAAACCAGTGAGTGAGGAGAAAGGACTCGGCTGCCAGGTGCCTAAGTCGTGGCTCTCCCCCTTGGGTCCCTGCCACTTCTAAACTTGAGTTCAATTGCTCCCTCCAGGGCAGGCGCCTTTCCTCCCTGAAAAGCTGCTGCTCACCCCTGGCCCCATCCCCACCGTCTCTGCCATTAGCCATAGCAGTTGGCATCATCAGGGTCTCAGCTAGAGGAAAAGATGTCATTCTGCCTTAGTATTTGCTGTGATCTGACCAGGGCCATGTCCAGCTGGGATACCAAGTGACATTTGGAACTTTAAGATTAGAGGCCAAATGAATGAGCAGTTTCATTCTTCTCAAAACCCACTGAACTGCTGGTAGATGTAGATAAATTGCAGTGGAAACCAACAGGGATTCTTTAATATTGATTCACTTGTGGAATTGGCCCAGGAAGAATGGGTGTCCGAAACTGGGTTTCTTCTGGGCAGGTGGCAGGTTGGTCTCGGCCATCACCCTGCCTCCCACCAGTTTGCTCTTCAGCTTGCCTGGCCCAGAACTCCCTCTTCCCAGTTCCTGCTCCAGAGCTGTCTTCTCTATCTGGAGGGCAGTGGGCTGTTTTCTGCCATGTCCAGGCTCAACTGGTTTTGCTCCTTGCAGCAGGTCACCCTCAGACCCAGAACTATTCTGAGTTCTTCTGAGTGGCTCCCCTGAGGGAATTTGAGTCATTTGATTCCTCAAAAAGCCCCCCCTTCATGCCCAGCAGCCATTCGTGCCAATGCGGGGAGATGGAGGGGTGAGCAGTCTCCCAGAGCTCTGCAGGAGGCAGACTCCCATCCCCCTCTGCAAGCCCCACCGTCACTCTCTGTGGTAACCCAGGCCCAGGCTAGGACCCTAGCACCATCCTCCCCTCTCTCTGTCTATCCCAGAACCTCAGGGGTATACTTGTGACCAGCTAACTCCATGTGGGCATGTACAGGCAAACAGAACGGGAGATGAGTCATGTCTTTGTGTTACACAATGGACACCTCTGTAGACGTCCATTGGTTTTAAAgggacagagaaggaagagggatgAGACCATTCTCCTCTCCCAGAAATAAAGCTTGTACCTTCGAGATTCCTTTATGCCCTTGAAGTCAACTAAAAATTGTGTCTAGTATGGAGGTGTCTGCTGGTTGACATTGGTGTTTTTTCTAATGCAATAAACATTTCTGCCTGCTGCTTTGTGTGGTGCTTGGGTCCCATCTGGGTGTGTGTCCAGCCTGAAGCAACCCTaggcttttctgtttttctctgaaCTTAACCTTGCTGAGCCTGGAGCTGCTGCCTTTGCTTGGTGTAAACCTTGAGGATGAGCAGTGATAGCAAGGCAAGGCTTTCACTCTTGATTGATGGAAGATGGGGAATTGGGTGTGGTgttacacacctataatcccaatgatcaggaggctgaggcaggaggattgcaagtttgagggcagtctcagcaacttagcaagaccctgagttaaaatttaattttaaaaaaaagacttgggaaaaaaatatttagccaaacattaaaaaatatgtcaagatgaaaaaaaataaaagactggtgATAtcgcttagtggtaaagcatccttaggttcaatctccagtacccccccccacacacacacacaccaataaaaaagatGGCTAAAAGGCTCAGGGAATTCTTGCCCCAGGTCACCTTGCAGCTAGTGGTGGAGTGGTTTCAAATTCTAAGGTCTTCCCCAGAAAAAAACTTGGCCATCAGAAGGGTGTATGGCCTCACTTACCAAGAATTGTTCACTTCTTTCATCTTGGCTAACGGCTGGGTCTCTGGTTCCTGGGGTCTCTCCCCACCTTGCTGCTGTGATCTCACTGAACAAGTGGTGGGGCTGATGTTGGCTCTCAGTGAACCCAGGTGACCCACTTCATGTGAGCCATTTCCATGGGCCTTAACTGTGCTGGGTGCTTTCACACATGACAGGCTTTGAGGTGTCCCATTTGACAGGACAGAGAACCAAAGTTGTCCAGTTGGCTGGTGGCTGAGCCTGCCCTTTCATCCAGACCATGTTTTCTCACCACCTGCTGCTGCGGCGTCCCCACTGACGTCCCCACTGAGGCACTGTTTTCCTAGTGTGCTAGTTTAGGAATGACACAAGATTCTGGCTCCTTCCAGAGGGTGCGGAGTGCAGTTGGTTTTACTGACATACCCGCTTCCTGAGGACAACCTGTTCagaggaaggagtccctgagacTCTTACCCAGGTCACGCACTGGAAGATAAGTCCCAGCTTCGACACTGGGGGGGCCTGTCCAGTTCAGTGGCCCTGTAAGATGGAAATGGCACCCACCTCACCTTATAAACTCCTGCAGTTGTGCTTCCATCTACCTCTGGAGGGAAGGGCAGAAAACAGGTGTTTTCCCCAGACTTCGCAACTCACAGCCAGTCAGTCTGAGGTGGTTCATTCAACCCCACAGCCATTTCCCTGGGAGCAATATGTGCGGCCACTGCACTGTGGTGATGGGTACTGTTGGCAAGGCCCTGCCTAGGCAGGTGAGGCTGGGAGACGAGAGTGACAAATTAGGGGATCCCAAATGGTGATGGTGCCAGAGAAGTAATAAAGCCAGGTGGCAGCATTGTGTGGAAGGAGGGATAGGTTAGGTTGGGGAGGCTTCTCTGAGGACATAATATTTAATCTGTTACCAGAATGATGAAGACCACAGGTCTTGGGGGTTGGATTCCTAGCAGAGGGAATAGCTAGTGAGAACGCTGGAGGGTCCAAGAGAACAGAGTAGGTGGGCAGAGAGCAGCAGGAGGTGCAGGGCAGGGGCTTGGGGGTGAACAAGCAGGAGAGTGGGTGGTTCCCATGTGCTGTTCATGGTGGGAGGGGCGCATACGGTGAGAGGCAGCAGCAGGAAGCCTGGGAGGAGAGCAGTGGGGTTGGGGCAGCAGGTGCACAATGCACCGAGGTGTGCCTGGTGCTGTGGAGAAGCCCTGGACAAGACTTTGGAGCTTAGACAGCAGCCCGTGAACCACCGCCCTGCCCCTGCCGTATGGCCTCCCCTAGGCTACcccggctttgaacttggaatgtGCCTTGATTTCTGTGATTAGACTGTAAGGGTGTttcagagctgggggtgtagcttagttgATGGAGTGCTTGTCTATCGTgtataaggccctgagtttgatccccagcactgaaggaaaaaaaaaaaaaaaaaagaatgtatttagAAAATCGAACAATAAAagtacaaagatgaaaaaaaaaatcacctgaaatTACATCATTCTGAGAAACTACCAACCTTGCAGATGTTTCGGGACATCTGAAGGTGCACACTCTGACCATGCTCTCTGGTATCTCACTTTGTTGTTACATGCAGTGAGGAGGCACAggtgggggtggtgctggggtaGAGGGAATTCTAAGAGGAGAACCTTCCAGCAAAGTTCCCCAGTGCCTGAGGGAACTGTCAGGTGGCAGTGGTGGGGGCAGGGACCTGCTTGGGAGTGAGATGGTAGTTTAGGGGAATACCTGCCCAGGCTGGTTGGGAACCAGACTGAGACTCACTGTCCTCATGCCCAGATAGTGACATAAAGcccctttaaaattaaaagttccaAAGTGTTTTCAGCTCTTGAACTTCCTCTGCTGAGAATGAATGGCCACGTATGTTGCCAGGGAAGCTTAAATGGGACGTGTTCTTAGGCTTAGCGCAGCCTTGCTGAATCTGCATTTGTATCTCTCctgatttttgtttctataaattctAAAATCTTCTGTAACACCCGGGATTGGTCTGTTTCTCCCCAGTTCAATCccggggtactgggattgaacccaggagcactttaccactgagtaacatcccccgttctatttttttgagacagggtctcagtaagttgcttagggcctcactgaattgctgaggctggctttgaacttttaatcctcctaagccagtgggattacctgcctgcgccaccacgcctggctcccagttctctatttttattttatgacagggtctcactaagttgccaaagctagcctcgaacttgcaatcctcctgcctcagcctctgctccTCCCGAAAGTTAAACTGCGGAAAATCGTTTTTCCTTTTTACATCCTTATTTCTTATGCGAGTCCACGGCAGGTTTCCTGGTTTGGCTGCCGATAACAAGAGGGCAGGCAAAGAGCCCAGCAAGGGTCTGACACACAACTGAACGTGATTCCTTGACCAAGGCGCTGGAGGCTTTGGAAAGATGGAAAGCGGCTGGAACTGATCTGGTGTGCAGGATCAGCTGGAGAGAGCCGCGCACGGTCACGCGGCCATAAGGGAGGTGAACACCAGGGGGCGCTGTCGACCAGCATACCCGGCCCGGCCCACCGCCCAACTCCGGGCATGCGGAGTTCCGCACATACTTGGGTCACTGCTTGGTCTAGTAAGAGTCCAGGGGGTGACAGCCAAACGCCTTGCCCTCACATTATCAAGGCCCTTCTCATGATCCAACCCCACGCCCTGCCTCAATTGCCAGTCCTTTGTCACGCACGTGGTTTCACAACCTCCATGGCTCAGTCCACATTTGCTCCAC
Encoded here:
- the Desi1 gene encoding desumoylating isopeptidase 1 isoform X1, with protein sequence MEPPNLYPVKLYVYDLSKGLARRLSPIMLGKQLEGIWHTSIVVHKDEFFFGSGGISSCPPGGTLLGPPDSVVDVGSTEVTEEIFLEYLSSLGESLFRGEAYNLFEHNCNTFSNEVAQFLTGRKIPSYITDLPSEVLSTPFGQALRPLLDSIQIQPPGGNAVGRPNGQS
- the Desi1 gene encoding desumoylating isopeptidase 1 isoform X2, translating into MEPPNLYPVKLYVYDLSKGLARRLSPIMLGKQLEGIWHTSIVVHKDEFFFGSGGISSCPPGGTLLGPPDSVVDVGSTEVTEEIFLEYLSSLGESLFRGEAYNLFEHNCNTFSNEVAQFLTGRKIPSYITDLPSEVLSTIAGSIPRRGMAESGRHLLKASCGEE